A section of the Roseivirga sp. BDSF3-8 genome encodes:
- a CDS encoding sensor histidine kinase produces the protein MKPFQKHAVTALVVMAIISGLIAYGAWLDLSTNTYIAVGWIVLLILLLVAGNRYISRFLDKVLPWKKYTSLRFAIHVLLSLVYSLLCLNISYYTFKVAFTEDPPTPYQITVMNGFGLMLVLAVILIYFSIYILKAWRRSTLEGERLQKETIKSELQALRTHLDPHFLFNNLNILDALIEKDPKAARHFLTRFSEVYRFLLKKKDAELITLTEELDFLQAYLFLIQTRFNDNVQVHMHVCKAHRDMSLPPLALQILIENCLKHNMIDEDSPLHINIISRKDGYISVSNNLRPREHKLPGTGTGLENIRNRYSYFTDRNVNIQTHEGQYIVDIPLIEVEEI, from the coding sequence ATGAAGCCTTTTCAGAAGCATGCTGTAACGGCTCTTGTAGTAATGGCTATTATTTCAGGGCTGATTGCCTACGGCGCCTGGCTAGACTTATCCACCAATACCTACATCGCTGTAGGATGGATAGTGCTTCTTATCCTGCTCCTGGTGGCGGGCAACAGGTATATTTCCCGCTTTCTGGACAAAGTCCTTCCCTGGAAAAAATATACCAGCCTCAGGTTTGCCATTCACGTCCTGTTAAGCCTGGTGTATAGCCTCCTGTGCCTGAATATCAGTTACTACACCTTCAAAGTAGCCTTTACGGAAGACCCCCCCACGCCTTACCAGATCACCGTAATGAATGGCTTTGGCCTTATGCTCGTGCTGGCCGTCATACTCATCTATTTTTCCATATACATCCTAAAAGCCTGGCGCAGGTCCACCCTCGAGGGTGAGCGGCTGCAAAAAGAAACCATAAAGAGTGAACTGCAGGCACTCCGCACCCACCTCGACCCTCATTTCCTTTTCAATAATCTCAATATTCTTGACGCACTGATTGAGAAGGACCCCAAGGCCGCACGGCATTTCCTTACCCGCTTTTCAGAAGTGTACCGCTTTCTGCTGAAAAAAAAGGACGCCGAACTCATTACCCTTACCGAAGAGCTTGATTTTCTCCAAGCCTACCTGTTCCTCATCCAGACCCGGTTTAATGATAATGTACAGGTGCACATGCACGTCTGCAAGGCACACAGGGATATGTCCCTTCCGCCGCTGGCACTCCAGATTCTTATCGAAAACTGCCTGAAGCACAATATGATCGATGAGGATAGCCCACTCCACATCAATATCATATCCAGGAAAGACGGATATATCAGTGTAAGTAACAACCTCAGACCTAGAGAGCACAAATTGCCCGGCACAGGTACCGGACTGGAAAATATCCGTAACCGCTACAGCTATTTCACCGATAGGAACGTCAATATCCAAACCCATGAAGGGCAATACATCGTGGACATACCCTTAATTGAAGTTGAAGAAATATGA
- a CDS encoding LytR/AlgR family response regulator transcription factor, with protein sequence MNILLVEDEALAADRTISLLSEIDPSINVLHTCRSVKNTVAWLSTHAEPDLIISDIQLLDGISFSIFTECPVTCPVIFLTAYDQYAIRAFEVNSIAYLLKPVEKEVLEKALDKYRQVKKAFAEQRPEERPEMDYEKVMRALMDKAADYKSRFLVKVGQHIKAVSVEKIAYFFTQDKMTYLVTHDGRKFPLDNSLDEVSRSVDPHVFYRLNRKYIAHIDAVSEVQPYFKGRLVVYLRPDPEEEIVISSEKSGPFKDWMDQ encoded by the coding sequence ATGAATATCCTCCTGGTAGAAGATGAAGCCCTCGCCGCCGACCGTACCATAAGTTTGTTGAGTGAAATAGATCCCTCCATAAATGTTCTTCACACCTGCCGGTCAGTAAAAAACACCGTTGCATGGTTATCCACTCATGCAGAGCCTGACCTCATCATCAGTGATATTCAACTGCTGGACGGCATAAGCTTTTCCATATTTACCGAGTGTCCCGTTACCTGCCCCGTAATCTTTCTCACGGCCTACGATCAATATGCCATCCGTGCCTTTGAAGTAAACAGCATTGCCTATTTACTTAAACCGGTGGAAAAAGAAGTTCTGGAAAAGGCCCTGGACAAATACCGACAGGTGAAAAAAGCCTTTGCTGAACAACGGCCCGAGGAAAGACCTGAGATGGATTATGAAAAAGTCATGCGCGCCCTCATGGATAAGGCCGCAGATTACAAGAGCCGGTTCCTTGTAAAGGTAGGTCAGCACATCAAGGCAGTCTCGGTAGAAAAAATAGCCTACTTCTTTACCCAGGATAAGATGACCTACCTCGTTACCCACGATGGCAGAAAGTTTCCGCTGGACAATAGCCTGGACGAAGTATCACGCAGCGTGGATCCTCATGTCTTTTACCGGCTCAACAGGAAATATATAGCTCATATTGACGCCGTATCGGAAGTGCAGCCCTACTTTAAAGGCAGGCTGGTGGTATACCTGAGGCCGGACCCTGAAGAGGAAATCGTAATAAGTAGCGAAAAAAGCGGCCCTTTTAAGGATTGGATGGATCAATAA